A window of Amycolatopsis australiensis contains these coding sequences:
- a CDS encoding UDP-glucose dehydrogenase family protein encodes MAEHIGIVGAGYVGLTSAACFARLGHRVTCVDADESKVDQLRRGEVAIAEPGLPELVAQGRSDGTLTFTDAQAELYGTDLVFLCLPTPPDRDGAPDLGVLEQVVPQLGRLLRPGSVVVTKSTVPVGTAARLPGLLRRDDLPVVSNPEFLREGHAVDDFLHPDRVVVGTDPPNSAAAQRVARLYEPTGAPVVATDSASAELAKYASNAFLAVKLSYVNVLAELCERFGADVREVARTMGMDARIGPEFLAPGPGWGGSCLPKDTSALLHAAESAGVEFGILRDAVRVNARQRARVVRAVRQAVTGSAAGSLAGTRIGLLGLAFKAGTGDLRDSPALAVAAELARAGAELTAHDPAVGTVPGLDAVQVVDDPYLVAKDAAALVVLTEWPEFRDLDWARLAASAAQAVVVDTRNLLDPDTLAGAGFTHIGVGTHPRRQS; translated from the coding sequence ATGGCTGAGCACATCGGCATCGTCGGCGCGGGCTACGTCGGCCTGACGAGCGCTGCCTGCTTCGCGCGGCTCGGCCACCGCGTGACCTGCGTCGACGCCGACGAGTCCAAAGTGGACCAGCTGCGCCGGGGCGAGGTGGCCATCGCCGAGCCCGGCCTGCCCGAGCTGGTCGCGCAGGGCCGGTCCGACGGAACCCTCACCTTCACCGACGCCCAGGCCGAGCTGTACGGCACGGACCTCGTGTTCCTCTGCCTCCCGACGCCGCCCGACCGCGACGGCGCACCCGACCTCGGCGTCCTCGAGCAGGTCGTCCCGCAGCTGGGCCGGCTGCTGCGGCCGGGCAGCGTGGTGGTGACGAAGTCGACGGTCCCGGTCGGCACCGCGGCCCGGCTGCCCGGCCTGCTGCGGCGCGACGACCTGCCGGTCGTCAGCAACCCCGAGTTCCTGCGGGAGGGCCACGCCGTCGACGACTTCCTGCACCCGGACCGGGTCGTGGTCGGCACCGACCCGCCGAACTCCGCGGCGGCCCAGCGGGTCGCGCGGCTGTACGAGCCGACCGGCGCGCCGGTCGTCGCGACCGACTCGGCCAGCGCCGAACTCGCGAAGTACGCCAGCAACGCGTTCCTCGCGGTGAAACTGTCCTATGTGAACGTTCTCGCCGAACTGTGCGAGCGGTTCGGCGCCGACGTCCGCGAGGTCGCCCGCACGATGGGCATGGACGCACGGATCGGCCCGGAGTTCCTCGCCCCCGGTCCCGGCTGGGGTGGTTCGTGCCTGCCGAAGGACACCTCGGCGCTGCTGCACGCGGCCGAGTCGGCGGGCGTCGAGTTCGGCATCCTGCGCGACGCGGTCCGGGTCAACGCCCGGCAGCGCGCCCGGGTGGTGCGGGCGGTGCGCCAGGCCGTCACCGGGTCGGCGGCGGGGTCGCTGGCCGGCACCCGGATCGGCCTGCTGGGCCTGGCGTTCAAGGCGGGCACGGGCGATCTGCGGGATTCGCCGGCGCTGGCGGTGGCGGCGGAGCTGGCTCGCGCCGGCGCGGAGCTCACCGCGCACGACCCGGCGGTCGGCACCGTCCCGGGTCTCGACGCCGTCCAGGTCGTGGACGACCCGTACCTGGTGGCCAAGGACGCCGCCGCGCTGGTCGTGCTCACCGAGTGGCCCGAGTTCCGTGACCTCGACTGGGCGCGCTTGGCGGCGTCGGCCGCGCAGGCGGTCGTCGTCGACACGCGGAACCTGCTCGATCCCGACACCTTGGCCGGAGCCGGCTTCACGCACATCGGCGTCGGCACGCACCCACGGAGGCAGTCATGA
- a CDS encoding flavodoxin family protein, whose amino-acid sequence MTLRVLALACTLKPSPAKSSSDLIARQLLDLFAERGATGELVRVVDHDVRPGVEADMGEGDAWPAIRRKVADADILLVSTPTWVGHMSSVAQRVLERLDAELSETDDEGRPSMFGKVAVAAVVGNEDGAHKIIADLFQALNDVGFTIPAQGGTYWNGEAMQGGDYQDLDETPEAVASTNATLVRNAVHLANLLRDQRYPAS is encoded by the coding sequence ATGACGCTGCGCGTCCTCGCGCTGGCCTGCACGCTCAAGCCGTCGCCGGCGAAGTCCAGCAGCGACCTCATCGCGCGGCAGCTGCTCGACCTGTTCGCGGAGCGGGGTGCCACGGGCGAGCTGGTGCGCGTGGTCGACCACGACGTCCGCCCGGGTGTCGAGGCCGACATGGGCGAGGGCGACGCGTGGCCGGCGATCCGGCGGAAGGTCGCGGACGCCGACATCCTGCTGGTCTCCACGCCGACCTGGGTCGGCCACATGTCCAGCGTCGCCCAGCGCGTCCTCGAACGGCTGGACGCGGAGCTGTCCGAAACCGACGACGAGGGCAGGCCGTCGATGTTCGGCAAGGTCGCGGTCGCCGCGGTGGTCGGCAACGAGGACGGGGCGCACAAGATCATCGCGGACCTGTTCCAGGCGCTGAACGACGTCGGCTTCACGATCCCCGCCCAGGGCGGCACGTACTGGAACGGCGAAGCCATGCAGGGCGGCGACTACCAGGACCTCGACGAGACGCCCGAGGCCGTGGCCTCGACGAACGCGACCCTGGTCCGCAACGCCGTCCACCTGGCGAACCTGCTGCGGGACCAGCGGTACCCGGCCTCGTGA
- a CDS encoding FUSC family protein, with product MARLGADLKRRFRATESTPDTERHDRTPLGWFARALRVPGRERRVLVQTAKATLAATAAWLLATLVLRLPQPFLAPYAAVFLVEATVYRSLRGWVQQVGSVATGVLLAAVAAQVIPWQAVALAVVVFVGLLAGSWRRFGDAGVWVGVTGMLLISYGTAREPVLLGDRLLETALGAAIGVAVNTLIFPPLYGERLAAAADRLATALAGLLESLSDLVRRDEPPDDLDDLLSRTRDARSQVLAAEEAVGLTREGRRLNLRRGGPASGAHHERPLRTLIALWPAVSQLVAAVRTTAGRREHPFEYPWPDARESLANLMHHLAGAVQAVAAVGEPVELDDCRTLLKQLEERLVTAEEDGVPARLGLGTMTLPARLLLENLENRGSA from the coding sequence CTGGCCCGCCTCGGTGCCGACCTCAAGCGGCGCTTCCGGGCCACCGAATCCACCCCGGACACCGAACGTCACGACCGCACCCCCCTCGGCTGGTTCGCGCGCGCCCTGCGAGTCCCCGGCCGGGAACGGCGGGTCCTCGTCCAGACCGCCAAGGCCACCCTCGCCGCGACCGCCGCCTGGCTGCTCGCCACCCTCGTCCTGCGGCTGCCCCAGCCTTTCCTCGCGCCCTACGCCGCCGTCTTCCTCGTCGAAGCCACCGTCTACCGGTCCCTGCGGGGCTGGGTTCAGCAGGTCGGCTCGGTGGCCACCGGCGTCCTCCTCGCCGCCGTCGCCGCGCAGGTGATTCCGTGGCAGGCCGTCGCGCTGGCCGTTGTCGTCTTCGTCGGCCTGCTCGCCGGCAGCTGGCGGCGTTTCGGGGACGCCGGGGTCTGGGTGGGCGTCACCGGCATGCTGCTCATCTCCTACGGCACCGCCCGGGAGCCCGTCCTGCTCGGCGACCGCCTGCTGGAAACCGCGCTCGGCGCCGCCATCGGCGTCGCCGTCAACACCCTGATCTTCCCGCCGCTCTACGGCGAACGTCTCGCCGCGGCCGCCGACCGGCTCGCGACCGCGCTCGCCGGCCTGCTCGAATCCCTCTCCGACCTCGTCCGCCGGGACGAGCCGCCGGACGACCTCGACGACCTGCTCTCCCGGACGCGGGACGCGCGCAGCCAGGTGCTGGCCGCCGAAGAAGCCGTCGGCCTCACCCGGGAAGGGCGGCGGCTCAACCTCCGCCGCGGCGGTCCCGCCTCCGGCGCCCACCACGAACGGCCCCTGCGTACGCTCATCGCGCTGTGGCCCGCGGTGTCCCAGCTGGTCGCGGCCGTGCGCACGACGGCGGGCCGCCGCGAGCACCCGTTCGAATACCCCTGGCCCGACGCGCGCGAGTCGCTCGCGAACCTCATGCACCACCTGGCCGGCGCCGTCCAGGCGGTGGCCGCGGTGGGGGAGCCGGTCGAGCTGGACGACTGCCGGACGCTGCTCAAGCAGCTCGAGGAGCGGCTGGTGACCGCCGAGGAGGACGGCGTCCCGGCCCGGCTGGGCCTGGGCACCATGACCCTGCCCGCGCGGCTGCTGCTGGAGAACCTGGAAAACCGCGGAAGCGCGTGA